In Maridesulfovibrio sp., the following proteins share a genomic window:
- a CDS encoding GDP-mannose 4,6-dehydratase, translated as MYEKTILVTGGAGFIGSNFIHHLYTKYPKYRIIVLDCLTYAGSVDNLPVAHKNIQGEPRFEFWYGNVLNSEMIDALVAKSSIIVHFAAESHVTRSIYDSVEFFKTDVLGTQVVANAIQKHSATIERFIHISTSEVYGSARTETMDEEHPLLPMSPYAAAKCGADRLVFSYMNTYKIPATIVRPFNNYGPRQHLEKLIPRFVTNILLQNPLRIHGDGKSSRDFLYVSDTCNALDLIIHAEAEKVNGEIFNIGTGVSTSISEIAVLLQEIMDPEKKVAVKFSGDRPGQVLRHTCNWSKIERVLGWKPTISLREGLLKTIVWYTANKNWWSNQLWMRDIPITTASGKRELH; from the coding sequence ATGTACGAAAAAACAATTTTAGTTACCGGCGGAGCAGGCTTTATCGGCTCAAATTTTATCCACCATCTGTACACCAAGTACCCTAAATACCGCATTATTGTTCTGGACTGCCTCACTTATGCAGGTTCTGTGGATAATCTTCCGGTAGCCCACAAAAATATTCAGGGAGAACCGCGCTTTGAATTCTGGTATGGAAACGTATTAAATAGCGAAATGATTGATGCGTTGGTGGCCAAATCGTCAATCATAGTTCACTTTGCAGCAGAAAGCCATGTCACCAGATCCATTTATGACAGTGTTGAATTTTTCAAAACCGACGTGTTGGGAACACAGGTTGTAGCCAATGCGATTCAAAAACATTCAGCTACGATTGAACGGTTTATTCATATCTCCACTTCCGAGGTGTATGGCAGCGCACGCACTGAAACAATGGATGAAGAGCACCCTCTCCTGCCAATGAGTCCTTATGCCGCAGCAAAATGCGGAGCGGATCGGCTGGTATTCTCGTACATGAACACCTATAAGATTCCGGCGACTATTGTACGGCCCTTTAATAACTACGGACCAAGGCAGCATCTTGAAAAACTGATCCCAAGATTCGTAACAAACATCCTGCTCCAGAACCCGCTGCGTATTCATGGAGACGGCAAAAGCTCCCGGGATTTTCTGTACGTATCTGATACCTGCAATGCCCTTGATTTAATCATCCACGCTGAAGCTGAAAAAGTAAACGGCGAGATTTTCAACATTGGAACCGGCGTGTCCACTTCCATAAGTGAAATTGCCGTGCTGCTGCAGGAGATTATGGACCCGGAGAAAAAGGTTGCGGTTAAATTCTCAGGAGACCGTCCCGGGCAGGTTCTGCGCCATACCTGCAACTGGAGCAAAATAGAGCGCGTGCTAGGCTGGAAACCGACCATTTCTCTGCGAGAGGGACTGCTGAAAACCATTGTCTGGTATACTGCCAACAAAAACTGGTGGAGCAATCAGCTGTGGATGAGAGACATTCCGATTACTACCGCCTCCGGTAAAAGAGAGCTACACTAA
- a CDS encoding phage regulatory CII family protein: MELTQTVRKMVIKSDIGTRAVAAKVQKKHHVLLNELNYENTSHKLGAELLVPLMKACNSDSPMHLLAAEMGGLFIRIPDDSCSNATLVKVVKEFGDFISVYGEAIEEDKLTDEDRRLIRIEGQEAMTAIQELICGINNNGKNLSQV; encoded by the coding sequence ATGGAGTTGACACAGACAGTCCGTAAGATGGTTATCAAATCAGATATAGGAACCAGAGCAGTGGCAGCCAAAGTGCAGAAGAAGCACCACGTACTCCTTAATGAACTGAATTATGAAAATACCAGCCATAAGCTTGGAGCAGAACTACTCGTACCATTAATGAAAGCTTGCAACTCTGATTCCCCTATGCATCTGCTGGCTGCAGAAATGGGAGGTCTTTTCATCAGAATTCCTGACGACAGCTGCTCGAACGCAACACTGGTCAAAGTTGTTAAAGAATTTGGAGATTTCATATCTGTTTATGGGGAAGCAATCGAAGAGGACAAGCTGACTGACGAGGACAGAAGGTTAATTCGCATAGAAGGTCAGGAGGCTATGACAGCCATTCAGGAACTAATCTGTGGCATAAACAACAACGGCAAGAACCTTTCTCAGGTTTAA
- a CDS encoding sulfotransferase codes for MFNKILMINGVPRSGTSWLGAIIDSSRNVRYKFQPFYSWGFRETLSQAPSLSEMHRFFLDIYNTEDWYLDQINLKREGLYPVFSNKNDRPETLAVKSVRRHYLLPQILKLHPDVKLTCIIRNPIECLCSWSKSKTMFSKGWDILSEWEFAQSINEFSPDQYFGFNRWKEANMMFLHLHRQYPEKVHIINYKDLVSDCRKQTEILFQFAGIKFESQTDEFISASQQTNKSGEYSVYKSGARTTTLPEQITNRIREQLNGTILEKYVD; via the coding sequence ATGTTCAATAAAATATTGATGATCAACGGGGTTCCCCGTTCAGGAACAAGCTGGCTTGGCGCAATCATAGACAGCAGCCGAAACGTAAGATACAAATTTCAGCCTTTTTATTCATGGGGGTTTCGCGAAACGCTGTCACAAGCCCCGTCACTGTCGGAAATGCACCGTTTTTTTCTGGATATTTATAACACTGAAGACTGGTATCTTGATCAGATAAATTTAAAAAGAGAAGGCCTCTACCCGGTATTTTCCAATAAGAACGATAGACCGGAAACGCTTGCTGTAAAAAGCGTAAGACGCCACTACTTGCTGCCGCAGATTCTGAAACTCCACCCAGACGTCAAGTTGACATGCATTATAAGAAATCCCATTGAATGCCTCTGTTCATGGTCAAAATCAAAGACGATGTTCAGTAAAGGCTGGGATATTTTGTCCGAGTGGGAGTTTGCCCAGTCCATTAACGAATTTTCACCTGATCAATATTTTGGATTCAATAGATGGAAAGAGGCAAATATGATGTTTCTGCATCTTCATAGGCAATATCCTGAAAAAGTTCATATTATTAATTACAAGGATCTTGTTTCCGATTGCAGGAAGCAGACTGAGATACTGTTTCAGTTTGCTGGCATAAAATTTGAATCTCAAACAGATGAATTTATTTCAGCATCGCAGCAAACGAACAAAAGCGGAGAATACAGTGTGTATAAGTCGGGAGCGCGGACAACAACTCTACCTGAGCAGATTACAAATAGAATCAGAGAACAGTTGAATGGAACCATACTTGAAAAATATGTGGACTAA
- a CDS encoding radical SAM protein, translating into MSENIVHSQEKYGLFPGAEEIPLMTVCRFSYVCNAKCSGCPFTISNTRNLYKETPFMLPEVFKKVADEVGAYGNFIRITGGGEPLLHPQAIELFLYAKAKNCRLGIISNGSQYDKNKLTSLLKANVDTLEISVDAGNEKDYNYARAGLNWEKLNKNVQMAIELREKLNSQTRIWVSIIEQKGVDIEAAIRHWEPLVDKVQLRKFLNFTVDNKKKSASTGAFLPLNERIPCPQLFDRTCIAPDGKVVLCGRDPSGEYSPGSILKQSLSEIWTGPFYSSVRELHLSKQREKFPMCNGCTDVSFKSWSYNFWKILKDTEK; encoded by the coding sequence ATGTCTGAAAATATCGTCCATTCGCAAGAAAAATACGGCCTTTTTCCCGGGGCTGAAGAAATTCCTTTAATGACTGTCTGTCGCTTCAGTTATGTATGTAATGCCAAGTGTTCAGGGTGTCCTTTTACTATTTCAAACACCCGTAACTTATATAAAGAGACTCCATTTATGCTTCCTGAAGTTTTTAAGAAGGTGGCGGATGAAGTAGGGGCATATGGTAATTTTATAAGAATCACTGGTGGCGGGGAACCTCTTTTGCATCCACAGGCAATTGAGCTTTTTCTGTATGCAAAAGCTAAAAATTGCCGACTTGGGATCATAAGCAACGGATCGCAATACGATAAAAACAAGCTCACCAGCCTGCTTAAGGCCAATGTTGATACATTAGAGATTAGCGTGGATGCAGGCAACGAGAAGGACTATAACTATGCCAGAGCCGGTTTGAATTGGGAGAAACTAAATAAAAATGTTCAGATGGCAATTGAATTACGTGAAAAACTTAATTCACAAACACGCATCTGGGTCAGCATAATTGAGCAAAAGGGTGTTGATATTGAGGCCGCAATTCGTCATTGGGAGCCTTTGGTCGATAAAGTGCAACTTCGCAAATTTTTAAATTTTACCGTAGATAACAAGAAAAAATCTGCATCAACAGGTGCATTTCTGCCACTTAACGAGAGGATTCCCTGCCCTCAGCTGTTTGATCGTACATGTATAGCTCCCGATGGAAAGGTTGTGTTGTGCGGACGCGACCCCTCCGGAGAATATTCACCCGGATCGATTCTCAAACAATCTCTTTCCGAAATCTGGACCGGGCCGTTTTATTCTTCTGTTAGAGAATTGCATCTTTCAAAACAACGGGAGAAGTTTCCCATGTGTAATGGATGCACTGATGTCAGTTTTAAATCATGGAGCTATAATTTTTGGAAAATTCTCAAAGATACTGAGAAATGA
- a CDS encoding DegT/DnrJ/EryC1/StrS family aminotransferase, with protein MGVEFYRHGLGKQELAQLEKVLGGSILTTGSYAKEAEELLGCFLNTENSILLDSCTAALHLALVSLGIGEGDEVITTPMTFVATASVIFLTGARPVFVDVEPQTGNIDADKISAAITDKTKAIMPVHLYGHMCDMKAIRKIADLHNLYIIEDAAHCLEGERDGIRPGELGDCACFSFYATKNITCGEGGMLTCRDAALAAKIRRLSCHGIDRTAYARYGKEYAHWDMIDCGWKYNLDNLRASILIPQIPNIDRNLCLREEICSKYEQAFVELGVDHPQTLSGTKNARHLQTVWVDSNRRDSILSKLQQQGIGVAVNYRSLPELTFIKEQGYQAEDYPVAYEIGRRTISLPLYPALTEGDLKTTLEAFKKSVKL; from the coding sequence ATGGGTGTTGAGTTCTACAGACACGGACTGGGGAAGCAGGAGCTTGCTCAACTGGAAAAAGTTCTTGGCGGTTCGATACTGACCACCGGTTCATATGCAAAAGAAGCCGAGGAACTCCTTGGGTGTTTTCTTAATACAGAGAATTCCATACTACTTGACTCCTGCACAGCCGCTTTGCATCTGGCCCTTGTTTCACTGGGAATCGGGGAGGGAGATGAAGTCATAACCACACCAATGACTTTTGTCGCCACAGCCTCAGTCATATTTTTGACAGGAGCAAGGCCTGTTTTTGTTGATGTAGAACCTCAAACAGGCAATATTGATGCAGACAAAATCAGTGCAGCCATTACGGATAAAACCAAAGCCATCATGCCCGTGCATCTTTATGGTCATATGTGTGACATGAAGGCCATTCGGAAAATTGCAGACCTACACAATTTATATATCATTGAGGATGCAGCACATTGCCTTGAGGGTGAACGGGACGGCATTCGTCCCGGCGAATTGGGGGACTGTGCCTGCTTTTCCTTTTACGCCACAAAGAATATCACCTGCGGGGAAGGCGGCATGCTGACTTGCAGAGATGCTGCTTTAGCAGCCAAAATACGAAGGCTTTCCTGCCATGGCATAGACCGGACAGCGTATGCCCGCTACGGCAAAGAATATGCACACTGGGATATGATTGATTGCGGTTGGAAATACAATCTCGACAACTTAAGAGCCTCTATTCTCATTCCACAAATTCCTAACATAGACAGAAATCTTTGTTTGAGAGAAGAAATCTGCAGTAAATATGAACAGGCTTTTGTCGAACTGGGAGTCGATCACCCTCAAACTCTTTCCGGAACAAAGAATGCACGGCATCTGCAGACAGTCTGGGTTGACTCAAACAGAAGGGATTCAATCCTGAGCAAACTGCAACAGCAGGGAATAGGTGTAGCTGTCAACTATCGATCATTACCCGAACTGACTTTCATTAAAGAGCAAGGCTATCAAGCTGAGGACTATCCCGTAGCATATGAGATAGGCAGGCGGACAATTTCCTTGCCCCTTTATCCCGCACTTACGGAAGGAGATCTGAAGACAACTCTTGAAGCCTTTAAAAAGTCCGTAAAATTATAA
- a CDS encoding site-specific integrase, whose translation MATNRFEATKYTGVRFRSHKTRRHGVQPDKYYVIRYKVKGRLKEEGLGWASQGWSPAKAHKIRSEITANIKLGVGPQSLEDFRQIKAEEERAKVIAREARKSFSEAGEIYIEEYARNNKKSWKHDRTRFRLHLEPVIGNIMLDDLCFEHIEDLKTTVAGKGLAKATVSQCLALTRQICNYSIQRGWLKKGNPIKGVKFPKLNNRRLRYCSAEEEVAFFKMAVKRGYSDCHDICLLSLYTGMRMGEIFALTRQDIDLVENRIIIKGESGADDGPKSGSSRVAYITEKIRTMLAARVLRLKSMEALLFPGPSGEMRREIGENFATLMKHLRWNEGVTDRRLRFCAHCFRHTFASRLVAKGVPLPVVKKMMGHATIQTTMRYTHTHDDQCRNAAQLLL comes from the coding sequence ATGGCTACCAACAGATTTGAAGCAACCAAGTATACCGGAGTTAGATTCCGCAGTCACAAGACACGCAGACACGGAGTCCAGCCCGACAAATATTATGTGATCCGCTACAAGGTCAAAGGCAGGCTCAAGGAAGAAGGGCTCGGCTGGGCATCGCAGGGATGGTCTCCAGCCAAGGCACATAAAATCAGGTCCGAAATCACCGCCAACATCAAGCTTGGAGTCGGCCCACAATCCCTTGAGGATTTCCGCCAAATCAAGGCTGAGGAAGAACGGGCGAAGGTCATTGCACGGGAGGCCCGCAAAAGCTTTTCCGAAGCCGGCGAAATCTACATCGAAGAGTACGCCAGAAACAATAAGAAAAGCTGGAAGCATGACCGCACGCGCTTCAGGCTGCACCTTGAGCCGGTCATCGGAAATATCATGCTTGATGACCTCTGCTTTGAACATATCGAAGACCTCAAGACTACGGTCGCCGGAAAAGGTCTTGCAAAGGCAACGGTCTCGCAATGTCTCGCTCTTACCCGTCAGATTTGCAATTACTCCATCCAACGCGGATGGCTCAAGAAGGGAAACCCGATCAAAGGTGTCAAATTTCCCAAGCTCAACAACCGCAGGTTGCGTTACTGCTCTGCTGAGGAGGAAGTCGCTTTCTTCAAGATGGCTGTCAAAAGAGGGTATTCCGACTGCCACGACATCTGCCTGCTCAGTCTTTACACCGGTATGCGAATGGGGGAAATCTTCGCGCTTACGAGACAGGACATTGATCTGGTGGAGAACAGAATCATTATTAAGGGTGAATCCGGAGCGGACGACGGACCCAAGTCCGGAAGCAGCAGGGTCGCTTACATCACTGAAAAGATAAGGACGATGCTGGCAGCCAGAGTTTTGAGGCTCAAAAGTATGGAAGCCTTGCTCTTTCCCGGGCCTTCCGGAGAAATGCGCAGGGAGATCGGAGAAAATTTTGCAACACTGATGAAGCATCTCAGATGGAATGAGGGCGTCACCGACAGACGCTTGCGTTTTTGTGCTCATTGTTTCCGGCATACTTTTGCTTCCCGACTTGTTGCCAAGGGTGTTCCGCTTCCTGTTGTTAAAAAGATGATGGGGCATGCCACGATTCAGACTACTATGCGCTACACGCATACTCATGATGATCAGTGCCGTAATGCTGCGCAGTTGCTTCTCTAA
- a CDS encoding WbqC family protein, giving the protein MKKIVIIQSNYIPWKGYFDMIAAADEFIFHDDRQYTKNDWRNRNKIKTQNGVQWLTIPVGTNEKRKISDVVISPEQRDKWQKKHWNIITANYINAPCFSEISSLIAPLYLEKKYTYLSQVNYDFIFTICNYLRINTKFRYSSEFNARESKNERLIDMLTQAGATEYISGQAAKAYIDEKKFADNRIKLTWFDHTRYPAYPQLWGDFIHKVSMLDVLFNCGKDSAKYMQNL; this is encoded by the coding sequence ATGAAAAAAATTGTAATAATACAATCAAACTATATCCCCTGGAAGGGGTACTTCGACATGATTGCTGCTGCCGATGAATTTATTTTTCATGACGACAGGCAATATACAAAAAATGATTGGAGAAACAGAAATAAAATAAAAACGCAAAACGGGGTCCAGTGGCTCACAATTCCTGTCGGAACAAATGAAAAAAGAAAAATTAGTGATGTGGTGATATCCCCTGAACAGAGAGATAAATGGCAAAAGAAGCACTGGAATATAATTACAGCCAACTACATTAATGCACCTTGCTTTTCCGAAATATCATCGCTCATAGCTCCTTTGTATCTGGAAAAAAAATACACCTACCTTTCGCAGGTCAACTATGACTTTATATTCACAATTTGTAATTATTTAAGGATAAATACAAAATTCAGATACAGCTCAGAGTTTAACGCCCGAGAATCTAAAAATGAAAGACTCATTGATATGCTGACCCAGGCGGGAGCGACCGAATACATATCCGGGCAGGCGGCCAAAGCATATATTGATGAAAAAAAATTTGCTGATAACAGAATCAAGCTTACTTGGTTTGACCATACTCGTTATCCTGCTTACCCTCAGTTATGGGGAGATTTTATCCACAAAGTAAGCATGTTGGATGTCCTTTTTAATTGCGGTAAAGACTCGGCAAAATATATGCAGAATTTATGA
- a CDS encoding glycosyltransferase family 4 protein: protein MTNWSAKHNGVKVVMALHNSFPHTGAGYAVRSQSIARNLTAQGVDLDVYTRPGFPWNLDSDDETTIALKDSVEGVTYNRLPLKAPDLGSNGIPYMQSSSGQWLSLFQKLKNRIVHSASSFHTGMPVAIAAQKAGIKSVYEYRGMWHYSLQSRVPWYIDAEDYELRHKYEIETGAKSDAVFSISEALREELVSYGIERKKITVLPNAVDTEIFKPLLPDESLKNSLGLDGRKVVGFIGSLTNYEGLNYLMDAVLELNYRGEKVSLLIVGDGKEKPFMEKLHKARGNHPSIIFTGKVPFEEVGRYYSIVDVLPFPRINAKVCNCVPPLKPMEAMAMGKPVIVSNVDALCEMVQDEETGLICKADDIKSLTEQLGRILTDESLSNRLVQNATQWIHEERTWEVNCKRILQVYESLIG, encoded by the coding sequence ATGACTAATTGGTCTGCAAAACATAATGGAGTCAAAGTCGTCATGGCTCTGCATAACTCTTTTCCCCATACCGGGGCGGGGTATGCTGTTCGCTCCCAGTCCATAGCTCGAAACCTTACAGCCCAGGGTGTTGATCTGGACGTATACACTCGTCCTGGTTTCCCTTGGAATTTGGATTCAGACGATGAAACAACTATTGCCCTAAAAGATTCTGTAGAAGGGGTAACGTATAACAGGCTGCCCCTCAAAGCTCCGGACTTGGGTTCCAATGGAATTCCCTACATGCAATCTTCCTCCGGACAATGGTTGAGCTTATTCCAGAAACTTAAAAACCGTATTGTTCACAGTGCTTCAAGCTTTCATACCGGCATGCCGGTTGCGATCGCCGCCCAAAAAGCCGGTATAAAAAGTGTCTATGAATATCGCGGCATGTGGCACTATTCGCTTCAGAGCCGTGTGCCATGGTATATTGATGCTGAAGATTATGAACTTCGTCATAAATACGAAATTGAAACGGGGGCAAAATCCGATGCAGTGTTTTCCATTTCAGAAGCTTTACGTGAAGAGTTGGTAAGCTATGGAATTGAAAGAAAAAAAATTACAGTTCTGCCTAACGCTGTCGACACAGAAATTTTCAAGCCCTTGCTTCCGGATGAGAGCCTGAAAAATTCACTTGGACTTGACGGCAGAAAGGTGGTCGGTTTTATCGGCAGTCTGACCAATTACGAAGGCCTGAACTACCTGATGGATGCTGTTCTGGAGCTCAACTACAGAGGCGAAAAAGTTTCATTGCTCATCGTCGGTGACGGTAAGGAAAAGCCGTTCATGGAGAAGCTCCACAAGGCAAGGGGCAACCATCCCTCAATTATATTCACAGGTAAAGTTCCTTTTGAAGAGGTTGGTAGATATTATTCAATTGTTGATGTGCTTCCCTTTCCCAGAATCAATGCAAAAGTGTGCAATTGTGTTCCACCCTTGAAACCTATGGAAGCAATGGCCATGGGCAAGCCTGTTATTGTTTCCAATGTCGATGCCCTGTGCGAAATGGTCCAGGACGAAGAAACCGGACTTATCTGCAAGGCTGACGATATAAAATCCCTGACCGAACAACTGGGAAGAATTCTGACTGATGAATCCTTAAGTAATAGACTTGTTCAAAACGCAACCCAGTGGATACATGAAGAGCGGACCTGGGAAGTAAATTGCAAAAGGATATTACAGGTGTATGAATCATTGATTGGCTAA
- a CDS encoding glycosyltransferase produces the protein MTDKVQAASCNLPSFLAKRLIKNNFLGRQFAYGQLGPEIAHSPLAAKPSASLIVVLNDPDPDLYNALKSIVKYREPVELVLVHNNSRPPAEEPLLELAHTKIVLQKTTSEHCARNIGALCANSPLLIFISDKVIPEAQLVKVYVNHFSTNKFLAARGKVMGQDDFSEPYFGHLAGSNTRHSWALDLDENMAITAEAYFEVGGFDESLPEGYVALNMSIQLLTKWYDKKLQSHLPTARCHLGKTFDLELRQVVRQKAFKTMLLKYPTIPEYLHDWCSNMEEESRISSGEKND, from the coding sequence ATGACTGACAAAGTTCAAGCGGCCTCTTGCAACCTGCCTTCCTTTCTTGCCAAGAGACTAATTAAAAATAATTTCTTAGGGCGCCAGTTTGCCTACGGGCAATTAGGGCCTGAAATTGCACACAGTCCGTTAGCAGCCAAACCCTCTGCCTCTCTCATTGTTGTTTTGAACGACCCTGACCCTGATCTTTATAATGCCCTGAAAAGTATTGTTAAATATCGCGAACCGGTTGAGCTGGTTCTTGTTCATAACAATTCTCGCCCTCCGGCTGAAGAGCCGCTTCTGGAACTTGCACATACAAAAATAGTGCTGCAAAAAACAACAAGTGAACATTGCGCACGAAATATAGGAGCTCTTTGCGCCAACTCCCCTTTGCTTATTTTTATATCCGATAAGGTCATACCTGAAGCCCAGCTTGTAAAAGTGTATGTCAATCATTTCAGCACAAACAAGTTTCTCGCCGCAAGGGGCAAGGTTATGGGACAGGACGATTTTTCGGAACCATATTTCGGGCATTTAGCAGGCTCAAATACAAGGCATTCATGGGCGCTTGATCTAGATGAAAATATGGCCATTACCGCAGAAGCTTACTTTGAGGTGGGCGGATTTGATGAAAGTCTGCCGGAAGGATACGTGGCACTGAACATGTCCATCCAGCTTCTGACAAAGTGGTATGACAAAAAGCTTCAAAGCCATCTGCCCACGGCGCGCTGCCACCTTGGAAAAACGTTCGATCTGGAATTAAGACAGGTTGTCAGGCAAAAGGCCTTTAAAACCATGCTTCTTAAATATCCGACTATTCCGGAGTACCTTCACGACTGGTGCTCCAACATGGAAGAGGAATCGAGAATTTCGTCTGGAGAAAAAAATGACTAA